TCGTATGGGTCTGAGTTTTGGTGGTGGTCATCGTGATTGTGGAGTTCATAGTCTTGGTAACCGTGCTGGGAGTTGGGGTAACTGTCGTCTTGTTCTCCTCTGCCTGACTGCTTGCAACGGTTATGGCAAAACTGGTTTCGTTCACGACACCCGGAACCGAGACCACCGCTATCTTGAATGATTTCTCTCCCGGAGTGTAAGGGATGACTATGAAGCTCAGGGTACTCTCGTTGCCCGGTTTGATGTACAGCGGGATTGAAATTCTGCTTCCACTGGCGAAGACGTTGCCGGAGGATGCCATAGCAACCCCGGGTGGGACGGTCAACGTCAGATTCGCCGGAAGGGTCTCGTCACCGAGGTTCCTAACGAGCACAGTGAGGTTAACGGGCCGGTACAGGGGAGCACTGGAAGGCGCTGAGACGTTGAGGGAGTACGCTACCGTGGTTGGCTCAACCTTCAGCGTTAGCTCGTTGGAGGAGAACCTGAGAAGGGTGTATCCTCCACAGGCAAGCTCATAGGGCGCCATGGCGGAAACGGTAACCCTGCCGACCGAGACGTTGCCGGACTTCATGGGAAGGACTACGAACTTAAACTCCTTCTTTTCCCCGGGCGCCAGGGCCCTGAGGAAGAACTCCGTGCCAGAGAGCACCTTAACATCGCCGGGAATGAACCTGACGGTCAGGTTGGACAGTGCGACGTTGCCGGTGTTTTCAACCTCGGCGGTGAGCATCACCGGGAGGTACTGCCTCGCCGTTCCCCCCTTAAGAGACACGAGGACGTTGGCGACTTTCTCAGGTGAGGGTAGCTCGTCGGGGTTAATGAAGCTCGCGAACTGGACGGTTCCGTTGGCCTCTATGGAGAGGGGAACAACGGTGAGTCCCTGGTGGTACAGGAGGGTTGATACGTTGGAAACCACGAGGGAAGCCGAGGTTATGACGGCCTGACAGGGATTGAGCAGGGACACGTGGAGCTTGTTCCCAATGTGGTAGTCATAGCGGAACACGTAGGGCCCAAGGGTCTTGGTCTGGCCTGGGGAAAGGGAGAACACATCGTTTGGAGCTATTGTGAGGTTCATTGCAACGCCGAGGAAGTGCACATCGACCTTCGTGTAGTTGAGGCCGACCAGGTCTTCAACCTTTACAAGGAACGGGCCGATGACACTCTCGTTTCCAACTGATATTGGGTACGTCACGTTGTCATAGGAGAAGAACACGGTTTCAACGAAACCGCTGGTCGTGTTCTCAACCTTCGCGCCGGTGAAAGTCACTGTCCTGCCGGCAAACGAGAAGCTTTCGTTGAGCTTTAAATAGCCCGAATAAACCGGGAGAAAGCCGGAAACGTTCGCTATAAGGTTCTTGAACTTGAAGGATGACTTAAAAGTCTCACTTTCGTTCCCGTAGCTAACCCTCAGCTCAACACCATCCTTGCTGACGGAGAGAACCTCTATCCTGTAAGGGCCGAGGGTAACGTTCTGACCGGGTAGAACGTAGGAGAACTCCGTTGAGAGGAAGACAAGGGACCGCGAACCGAGGAAAACCCTCCTAAATGTCAGGTTCATCGGGCCAAGGGTAAGGTTGCCTCCGAGCGGGAGCTTCGTCATTCCAGTCCAGTTGGGGGTCGAAACGTCAAGAAGGAGTGAACCGTCCTCAGGCGAAACGTCCGTGATGGTGACAGTGTAGTTCCCAACGCCCACGGTGGATGGCACTTCCAAGTAGCCCGTGAACGTTGACGCCCCGACGAAAGGCAGGAGAAGGATGAACAGGAGCGCAATCAGTTTTTTCATGGAATCACCCCCAGCATGGTCAGTAGAGGAGCAACGAGCTGGGTCGTTCCTCCACCCATGCCCATCATCTTCTCCATGAGGCTCTGGCCGAGGTACATCCCGACAGCGAATATCCACGCGAGTATGACGAAGTACCTCGCGGAGCCAAGGATGTGGCCACCGTCAGCGAGCTTAATGACCATTGCAGCGAGGAGGGAGTGGAGAATCATAAGGGCGAGCATTATGTAGGTCAGGAACGTCATTCCCGAGGGCGGAATCACGTGGATGAGGTCTCCTATGTAGTTGTTGACGGAGTTGATGTTCATCTGGGAGAACATCTGGCTTATCGAGACCGCAACCTGGAACGATGCGGCTAGGGAGAACGCGAAGGCACCTGTCAGACCGTAGATTATGCCTATGAAGCTCGCTATGCTCTGCTGTCTCTTCCTCCTGAGGCGGACGAGCCTCTCAAAGTTCCTGCTGATGATAAGGCCAACGTAATCCGGCTCCGCACCCATCCTGAGGCTCTCGCGGAATATCTCTGAGAATATACCGATTAACCAGCTCCCCGTTCCCGCTATGAAGAAGTCCCAGGCCCTGTCCCTATCGACACGGATGGCGAGTCTCCTGTAAAGGGCCTTGATGTCGTCGGTGAGCGAACCGAAGTCGTGGGCGCTCAGGTACTTGAGAACGAGCACGAGCGAGGCACCGCTCGCGGCAAGGGATGAGCTGAGACTCCTTATGAATGCTGGGAAGTTCTCGTCCTTTCTGAATATGGACTTCTCCTCCTTGTCCACAACACGCCCGAGGTAGTAGAATGGAGTAAGCACCAGGGCGACCGCAAAGGGCGTGGGGAGGGCAAAGCGTGGCTTCACGATAAGCACGTAGACGAGGGCCGTAATAATCATGCCCATGAACGAGTAAATCGCGGCGCGCTTTATACGCTCCCTGCGCGGGTCCCGTATTCCCCTGCTGTCGGCCCATATCGGGTCTTCCGGCATCCTGAACTTGACGACGAGGAGTATTCCCAGCTCTGCCGCGAGGGTCATGGCAACGGCGTAGAGGCCCATCCTGCCGATGTCCATACCGGTGATTATCGGACCTATGATGACGAACGAGGCTATGAAGACAACAGAGATGATGATTGACTCGTAAATCTCCTTGAAGATGTCGAGGTCGTAGAGGGCGCCCTCATAGAAGGTCTGGTAGTCGTCCATGACGGTCTGCTGTTCCTGGAAGAGGTACTCCTTCAGGTCAACACCGCTGTCAAGGGAGTAAGCCAGCCTGTCAAGGAAGTCGGCGAACATCTGGCTTGGGGTCCTCCTCGCGAGAAAGCGGAAGGCTTCTGGCATCGAGAGGTGGAGCCTGTTGACTATGGTGTGAACCTTTTTGAGCTCGCTCGCTATTGCACCGAGCTTCGGGTCACTGGCGAGAATCTTGATGAGGTCGGAACGTCCCATCTCGCTCGTTGAGAGCACGGCGAAATAGGTTATGAAGTACGGCATCTTCGAGTTGATTGATATCTTCTTCGAGTCGGCTACGATGTAGGGGTAAACTGCCGCGTAGATAAGGAGGATTAGAGGAATCATGAAGAGGAGAACCTTTATCCCCGTGGGAATCGGGAAAATCCTCGCCATTAGACCGACGACTATAAACAGGACTGCCGAGATTGCCATGTAGGGCAGTAGAACCTTCCTAAGGTATGTTTCCATGTTTAGGTCGGCCTTGGTGAAGATGCTGATTTTCTCGCTGGCCATGGGCATCACCTCAGACCCTGAAGCTCAAGCCCTCAAGCCCCCTGAGGTAGAAGGCCTTGATTTCCTTGTAAACGTCCCAGTAGTTGGTTATGCCAAGCTCAACCATTCTCTGGAGGATTCTCGCACGGAGGAACAGCTCGTTGTAGATGTCCTTGGGGTCTTCGTAACCGGCAATCTCCGCTATCTTTCTCTCGAGGATGTACGAGTTGTTGAAACCACGGAAGATGTGCCTGTCGGCCACGGGGTCCCACTCAAAGACGTTCCTCGTAGCGACACCGCCGAGCTCCTCGTAATAACCTTCAATCTCGACGACGCTCACCGTTCTCCTCAGGAACTTGCCCCTGACGTAGACCGCCTGCTGGAACACGGCTATGTTGAGGTTGTCTATGAACGTTATCGGAACGTTTATCGGATGACCCGTGAAACGCTGTATCATCTTCTTAACGTCACCGGCGTGGAAGGTACTCATAACCGGGTGACCGGTTTGCATTGCCTGGAAAGCTATAGCACCCTCGGCACCACGAATCTCACCGACGATGATGTAGTTCGGCCTTGAACGCAAAGCCGCTTTGAGTAGGTCGAAGAGCGTGACCCTGCTCTCCTCGGGACCGCGCTCACGTGTGATGAGCCTCTGCCAGACGGGGTGGGGAACCTGAACCTCAGGCGTATCCTCTGCGGTGAATATCTTCGAACCCGGCTTGATGAAGGGAATAATGGAGTTGAGGAGGGTAGTCTTACCGGAAGCGGTCTCACCACAGACGAAGACACTCATACCGTACTCAAGGGCTATCCAGAGGTAGGCGGCAACCTCCGCACTGAGCGTTCCCCAAGCTATCAGCTGGGTGATGCTTATCGGCGTCGCCGAGAACTTACGGATTGTCGCGCTCGGACCCTTAATGGAGATGTCCGGTGAGTAGATGATGTTTATACGGGAGCCGTCTGGTAGGGCACCGTCAACTATCGGGTTCCTGTCGCTGACGGGCCTTCCAATGCGCTCCGATATGTTCTTGAAGTAGTCAGCGAGCTTAACGTCGTCGCCGAAGGTTATGTTGGTCTGCATCATCTCGAATATCTTGTGGACAAGGGAGACGTTGTTGGCACCGATGATGTGGATATCCTCAATGTACGGGTCCCTGGCGAGGGGCTCAAGGGGTCCGATACCTATGATGTCCCTCTTGATGAGATAGCGGAACTTCTCCATTTCGTCCTTGGTTATAACGAAGCGCTGACCCTTGCCGAGGGGACCACCTTTTCCAGATTTGACGAGGCCCAGCACTGCCTCATCGAAGAGCGCATCGAGGAACCTCTCGAACTCCTCCTGCTCCTCGGGGATGTCCCTCGTGGGCGCAAGCTCAAGGATTTTGTCGCGGATTTTGTTGTACTTCTCCTCCTCTTCCCTGCTCTCAATCCTTGGCTCAATGACGATGTAGCGCTTCTCAGCAGTGGCAGGGTCGGCGTAGATGTGAATGAAGATGGGGTCTCCCACTGGGTAGATGATGTTGGGGTACATTATCTCCTTCATGTCCCTGCTGAGCTGGGCGTGGAACTCTGGCATCTTGCCGTACTTCTTCCTAAACTGGTCAACGTACTTGCGAAGGTGGGGGTTCCTCGCCATTGCCTCCTCAAGGGTGTCACTGACAACCTGCGCCATATCACACCACCGCCGCTATCTCTACTATCAGCCCCACCTTCGGCTCAACGCGGAAGGGTATAATCTTCTGGAAGACGCCCTTGGCGTTGTTGTACTTGACTATGGTTGCGGAATTCTTCAGGTCGCCACCGAAGACCTTCACGCTCAGCCTTATGAGCATCGTCGAGGCCTCTTCAAGGACGAAGAGCGAGTCGCGGTCAATTTCCTCGGTGTTCGCGGTGAGTATAATCACCTTGTCAAGGGAGGCCATCTTCTTCACGTAGAGGAGGAAGTCCCTAACGGCAGACGGGTCCTGCTCGCGAGAGAGGAGGGATGAGAATGAATCGATTATCATTATGTCCGGCTCCCAGAGACGGGG
The Thermococcus sp. 21S9 DNA segment above includes these coding regions:
- the flaJ gene encoding archaellar assembly protein FlaJ produces the protein MASEKISIFTKADLNMETYLRKVLLPYMAISAVLFIVVGLMARIFPIPTGIKVLLFMIPLILLIYAAVYPYIVADSKKISINSKMPYFITYFAVLSTSEMGRSDLIKILASDPKLGAIASELKKVHTIVNRLHLSMPEAFRFLARRTPSQMFADFLDRLAYSLDSGVDLKEYLFQEQQTVMDDYQTFYEGALYDLDIFKEIYESIIISVVFIASFVIIGPIITGMDIGRMGLYAVAMTLAAELGILLVVKFRMPEDPIWADSRGIRDPRRERIKRAAIYSFMGMIITALVYVLIVKPRFALPTPFAVALVLTPFYYLGRVVDKEEKSIFRKDENFPAFIRSLSSSLAASGASLVLVLKYLSAHDFGSLTDDIKALYRRLAIRVDRDRAWDFFIAGTGSWLIGIFSEIFRESLRMGAEPDYVGLIISRNFERLVRLRRKRQQSIASFIGIIYGLTGAFAFSLAASFQVAVSISQMFSQMNINSVNNYIGDLIHVIPPSGMTFLTYIMLALMILHSLLAAMVIKLADGGHILGSARYFVILAWIFAVGMYLGQSLMEKMMGMGGGTTQLVAPLLTMLGVIP
- a CDS encoding type II/IV secretion system ATPase subunit, coding for MAQVVSDTLEEAMARNPHLRKYVDQFRKKYGKMPEFHAQLSRDMKEIMYPNIIYPVGDPIFIHIYADPATAEKRYIVIEPRIESREEEEKYNKIRDKILELAPTRDIPEEQEEFERFLDALFDEAVLGLVKSGKGGPLGKGQRFVITKDEMEKFRYLIKRDIIGIGPLEPLARDPYIEDIHIIGANNVSLVHKIFEMMQTNITFGDDVKLADYFKNISERIGRPVSDRNPIVDGALPDGSRINIIYSPDISIKGPSATIRKFSATPISITQLIAWGTLSAEVAAYLWIALEYGMSVFVCGETASGKTTLLNSIIPFIKPGSKIFTAEDTPEVQVPHPVWQRLITRERGPEESRVTLFDLLKAALRSRPNYIIVGEIRGAEGAIAFQAMQTGHPVMSTFHAGDVKKMIQRFTGHPINVPITFIDNLNIAVFQQAVYVRGKFLRRTVSVVEIEGYYEELGGVATRNVFEWDPVADRHIFRGFNNSYILERKIAEIAGYEDPKDIYNELFLRARILQRMVELGITNYWDVYKEIKAFYLRGLEGLSFRV
- a CDS encoding ATPase domain-containing protein — translated: MVEELLKIELKGDELHRRLGGGIPAGTIMLVEGDRGSGKSIFVQRLLYGFLMNGYTASYISSQYTTVEYIKQMESLGYGIIPFLIRKKLIFVSLYPLLSGVSEKRKFLSRLFGEPRLWEPDIMIIDSFSSLLSREQDPSAVRDFLLYVKKMASLDKVIILTANTEEIDRDSLFVLEEASTMLIRLSVKVFGGDLKNSATIVKYNNAKGVFQKIIPFRVEPKVGLIVEIAAVV